The DNA region AAGCAACGGAAGCTTATGAGATACTTAGTGATGCAACCAAAAGACAACAGTATGACCAGTTCGGTCATGCAGCGTTTACCCAAGGTGGCGGCGGTTATGGTGGCTTTAATGATATGGGTGACATGTTTGGCGATATTTTCGGCGACTTTTTCGGTGGCGGTTCAAGACGAAGAGCCAATGCACCTCAAAAAGGCGATAACATTCAAGCACGTATTAATCTAGAGTTTGAGGAAGCTATTTTTGGTGTTGAAAAAGAGATTTTTGTAACTGTTTCTGAACCTTGTGATACTTGTGATGGTAGTGGGGCAAAGCCCGGTACTTCAAAAGAAACTTGTACGACTTGTGCAGGTCAAGGACAGGTAAGGTATAACCAACAAACTTTATTTGGTACAGTCCAAAGCGTTCGTACTTGTCACCAGTGTGGTGGATCAGGTCAAATGATTAAAGAAAAATGTACAGACTGTCATGGTAGTGGTCTTAAAAAGCAGAACAAGAAATTATCCGTAACCATACCGGCAGGTATTGATCATGGTCAGAGTATGCGTCTTAGAGGTAAAGGTGAACCGGGTATTAATGGCGGACCAAAAGGTGATGTTATACTACAGGTTTATGTTAAGCCTCATGCCATTTTAGAAAGACGTGGTGAAGACATTTACTACGAACTTCCAATCAGTTTTTCACAAGCAGCTCTTGGAACAGAAGTCTCAGTCCCAACCATAGATGGTAATGTGACCTATGAAATAAAAGCTGGCACACAAACCAATACAAAATTCAGACTAAGAGGTAAAGGGGTTCCTCATCTTAATAATATAAAGCTAAGAGGGGATCAATATGTAACCGTTTCGGTTATGACGCCAAAAAGCCTTAGTGATGAAGAACGAGAACTTTTCATACAGTTGGCAGAACTAGCCGGTGAAACCGTTGATGAAGGTAAAAAGAAAAAAGGTATTTTTAACAAAATCAAAGATACCTTGGAGAAATAGAGGCTAAGATGAAGTGGACAAAATTAAAAATTCATGTGGCGCCACTAAGTGTCGATGCCGTTAGTAATATGCTCTTTGATATGGGCATGGAAGGTCTAGAAATCGAAGATCAATACTTATCTGAACCAGATAAGGAAGCCATGTATGCCAATTATGTAGCGGATACTTTAGTTCCATTTGAAGAATACCGTGTTGTTGTCTATCTAGATGAAAATCAGGATATAGAAGTTTGTAGAACGGATATAGAAAAGGGCTTAAAGGACTTAAGAACTTTCCTAGAAATCGGTTCGGGATTAATCACAATAGAAACCATGCCGGATGAGGACTATGAAAATAAATGGAAAACTTTTTATAAGCCCTTTAGAGTAGGCGATCATATGGTCATCACACCTATTTGGGAGAAGCCGGATTTAATAGAAGGTGACATGGTGATAGCCATAGACCCGGGAATGGCATTTGGAACCGGCACCCATGAAACCACCTATTTGTGCATTGAACTATT from Petrocella atlantisensis includes:
- the dnaJ gene encoding molecular chaperone DnaJ, producing the protein MADKRDYYEVLGVNRQASGPEIKKAYRNLAKQYHPDMNHNSEEIEQKFKEATEAYEILSDATKRQQYDQFGHAAFTQGGGGYGGFNDMGDMFGDIFGDFFGGGSRRRANAPQKGDNIQARINLEFEEAIFGVEKEIFVTVSEPCDTCDGSGAKPGTSKETCTTCAGQGQVRYNQQTLFGTVQSVRTCHQCGGSGQMIKEKCTDCHGSGLKKQNKKLSVTIPAGIDHGQSMRLRGKGEPGINGGPKGDVILQVYVKPHAILERRGEDIYYELPISFSQAALGTEVSVPTIDGNVTYEIKAGTQTNTKFRLRGKGVPHLNNIKLRGDQYVTVSVMTPKSLSDEERELFIQLAELAGETVDEGKKKKGIFNKIKDTLEK
- the prmA gene encoding 50S ribosomal protein L11 methyltransferase; amino-acid sequence: MKWTKLKIHVAPLSVDAVSNMLFDMGMEGLEIEDQYLSEPDKEAMYANYVADTLVPFEEYRVVVYLDENQDIEVCRTDIEKGLKDLRTFLEIGSGLITIETMPDEDYENKWKTFYKPFRVGDHMVITPIWEKPDLIEGDMVIAIDPGMAFGTGTHETTYLCIELLQACSQELGQVADIGCGSGILAMAAVRLGAKSAIGVDIDENAVKIAKENVKNNALEDKVTICKGNLLENIQSPVNTVVANILAEVIIGIVKDVKKILHTSGIFIASGILNEKEKAVTDALSQEGFSIVEIRRKGEWVAIKASL